A stretch of DNA from Deinococcota bacterium:
GGGGTCGACCGGCAAAAAGCCGATAACGTCCGTAAGAAAGACGTACGGTGCTGTCTTGAGTTCAGGATTCTCGTGGAGGTAGTAGTCGACCTCCCACGACTCATCGCCGATCCACAGATCGTAACGTTCGCTTCGGACGAGGTTGTGAAAGAGCATAAAGTTGTAAAGGAAGATCTCGTCCATTCGGCGAAAGGCGTAGAAGGCATGAAGCTCGTGTTCCGACGCTTCCTCTTCCCAATGCCGTGACTCTGAAGCCATGCGGTAACTCACCGGGTGGACGAACTCGCCGGCCTCCTCGAGCACCCGCGTGACCGGGTGCTGGGCCCACCAGTGAATTTCCAGATCGGGCACGAGCTGGCGGAGTTCACGCGCGATGGCGAGGTCGCGCTGAATATGGCCCAGGCCGATGGGGCTGGAAATGAACAGCGCCCGCCTGGGACGCTCAAGGGCACGCTGCCAGGCTGATGCCTTTGGCGCCGTGGGTAGTAGTGGCGCAATGAACCGTTGCACGAGAAGATTGAACGCCGCGGCATCACGCACGTGAGGGGCGTGTCCGGAGCCTTCCAGGGTGACGAGGGCGCCGCCGCTGGCCTCGGCCAGCGCCCGACCTCGTTCCAAGGGGATGACGGCGTCCTCGCTGCCATGAACCACCAGCACCGGGCAGCGGATCTTCCGGCACCACCTAAGGAGCTGTTCGCGGTCCGGATAGGGTGTCTCCGCCTCAGCCACAAGGACCTCCGGGGTCGTCTCCAGCCCCCAGCTCACGCAGTCCTGAATGGGTTTCGTGGAGTGGGGTTCGGTGAACACCTGACTAAAGAAGAACCACAAGAAGTCCTCGTAGTGCTCGAGCCAATAGTGGCGGTTGTACTTCCACCAGCCGTCGCTACGTCCGGTAACGTTGTCAAAGGCCGCCATCGCTTCTTGGCGACTGGAATGCCCAGGGGTAATTTGAGTGGCCGGGCCGATAAATACCCCTGCGTGCACCCGCTCGGGGTGTTCGGCGAGGAGCTCGAGTGCCCAGTTGGCGGCGCGTGAGAGTGAAATCAGTACCGCCCGCTCCGTACCTGTAGCGTCCAACACGGCAAGCGCGTGGGCGACCTGCGCCTCCTGGCTATAGGCATCGGGCGTCTGTGGCCGGTCGGAGCGACCGTTGCCGGGACCGTCGTAGGTGACCACCCGGTGATGCTCGGCCAGAAAGGGAACCTGCATCTTCCAGGAGCGGGCGTGAATAATCGTCCAGGTGGGTAGCAGTAGGAGCGTCGGTTCCGCGTGCCCAAAGACTTCAAAGGAGATCTTCACGCCACGGCTCTCGACCTG
This window harbors:
- a CDS encoding alpha/beta fold hydrolase; amino-acid sequence: MKISFEVFGHAEPTLLLLPTWTIIHARSWKMQVPFLAEHHRVVTYDGPGNGRSDRPQTPDAYSQEAQVAHALAVLDATGTERAVLISLSRAANWALELLAEHPERVHAGVFIGPATQITPGHSSRQEAMAAFDNVTGRSDGWWKYNRHYWLEHYEDFLWFFFSQVFTEPHSTKPIQDCVSWGLETTPEVLVAEAETPYPDREQLLRWCRKIRCPVLVVHGSEDAVIPLERGRALAEASGGALVTLEGSGHAPHVRDAAAFNLLVQRFIAPLLPTAPKASAWQRALERPRRALFISSPIGLGHIQRDLAIARELRQLVPDLEIHWWAQHPVTRVLEEAGEFVHPVSYRMASESRHWEEEASEHELHAFYAFRRMDEIFLYNFMLFHNLVRSERYDLWIGDESWEVDYYLHENPELKTAPYVFLTDVIGFLPVDPENDPREASITADYNAEMIAQRARYPYLRDLSLYVGEYEDLPDTTFGPGLPKIQEWAREWFEAVGYVLPFDPSAYRDTAALRQRLGYAPDSPLVFAAVGGTAVGRSLLQRTAEAFALLRGRIPAARMVMVTGPRIDPAELPEVAGLEKHPYVHNLFEHLACCGAAVVQGGLSTTMELVATKRPFVYFPLRKHWEQMHHVAYRLDRYRGGTRLDFTSTTSETLAEGLEHALNQPVEYRDVPAGAARRAATRIASLLSRSW